One stretch of Bradyrhizobium canariense DNA includes these proteins:
- a CDS encoding DUF3800 domain-containing protein, with amino-acid sequence MQLVYLDEAGISNEAQEPFIVVAGVIVNPDRRWRDLESHFAQLSKKYFRKHSGPPIVFHAKDIWHGHGLFPRATWPLKKRLTLLGELAEIPALFGLPIVVGYENRGAVRQWLLHVNPGLKEKDIRVMTFAGAFFAAIRRVERWMLENTDEVAMLIAEDTAEVKSYIHRRYQAHERFAGTARHYVVIGS; translated from the coding sequence ATGCAACTGGTCTATTTGGACGAAGCCGGGATTTCGAATGAGGCTCAGGAGCCATTTATAGTCGTGGCCGGCGTAATCGTGAACCCCGACCGTCGTTGGCGCGATTTGGAGTCTCATTTTGCTCAACTATCGAAGAAGTATTTTCGCAAGCATTCCGGTCCGCCAATCGTCTTTCACGCCAAGGATATTTGGCACGGTCACGGGCTTTTTCCCCGCGCGACATGGCCTCTAAAGAAAAGGCTGACGTTGCTCGGCGAACTTGCCGAAATACCCGCACTGTTCGGCCTGCCAATCGTAGTTGGCTATGAAAACCGAGGCGCGGTGCGTCAATGGCTTCTCCACGTCAACCCCGGCCTGAAGGAAAAGGACATTAGAGTGATGACCTTTGCCGGCGCGTTTTTCGCCGCGATCCGTCGCGTGGAACGCTGGATGCTAGAAAATACCGATGAAGTCGCAATGCTTATTGCCGAAGATACAGCCGAAGTTAAGTCCTACATCCATCGTCGATATCAAGCTCATGAGCGGTTTGCCGGAACCGCGCGCCATTATGTTGTGATCGGATCGTAA
- a CDS encoding type II toxin-antitoxin system Phd/YefM family antitoxin — protein sequence MKATKEVALSEIKDDLSWYLRQAETQEIVITRHGKPAGVLIGFESEEDWFEYRLQNDPRFLHRIDQARSSLLAGRGLKLEDIDLE from the coding sequence GTGAAAGCGACCAAGGAAGTTGCACTGTCCGAGATCAAGGATGATTTATCCTGGTATCTTCGCCAAGCCGAAACGCAGGAGATCGTCATCACACGCCACGGCAAGCCGGCTGGCGTGCTGATCGGTTTCGAATCGGAGGAAGACTGGTTCGAGTATCGACTGCAAAACGATCCCCGCTTCTTGCATCGGATCGATCAAGCGCGCAGCAGTCTGCTTGCCGGACGCGGGCTGAAGCTGGAGGACATCGATTTGGAATAA
- a CDS encoding DUF502 domain-containing protein has translation MNRDDLTPTVPPAELPPAAPRGFTARFRNYFLTGLIVAGPIAITFYLTWWFVTWVDGLVRPFVPVAYRPETYLPFGLPGSGLVVAVIALTLLGFLTHNLIGRTLVDLGEKLLGRMPVVRAIYRGLKQVFETLFSGQGSSFRRVGLVEFPSPGMWSIVLISQAPSVEIANSLPGQEEHISVFLPCAPNPTTGFFFYVPKSKIIEVEMSAEDAATLIMSAGVVQPGSDQQKKVAALAGMANAARVANASTLQPVSAKVD, from the coding sequence ATGAACCGCGACGATCTAACCCCGACCGTGCCACCGGCGGAACTCCCACCGGCTGCCCCGCGGGGCTTCACCGCCCGATTCCGGAACTACTTCCTGACCGGGCTGATCGTGGCCGGTCCGATCGCGATCACCTTCTACCTGACCTGGTGGTTTGTGACCTGGGTCGATGGTTTGGTGCGGCCCTTTGTTCCCGTCGCCTATCGCCCGGAAACCTATCTGCCGTTTGGTCTGCCGGGTTCCGGGCTCGTCGTCGCCGTGATTGCGCTGACCCTGCTGGGCTTTCTGACCCACAATTTGATCGGGCGGACGCTGGTCGATCTCGGCGAGAAATTACTCGGCCGCATGCCGGTGGTGCGCGCGATCTATCGCGGCCTGAAACAGGTGTTCGAGACGCTGTTTTCGGGGCAAGGGTCGAGCTTTCGCCGGGTTGGCCTCGTCGAATTTCCCTCGCCGGGCATGTGGTCGATAGTGCTGATTTCGCAGGCGCCAAGCGTGGAGATCGCCAACAGCCTTCCGGGCCAGGAGGAGCACATCTCGGTGTTCCTGCCGTGTGCTCCGAACCCGACCACGGGCTTTTTCTTCTATGTGCCCAAGAGCAAGATCATCGAGGTCGAGATGAGCGCCGAAGACGCCGCGACCCTGATCATGTCCGCGGGCGTGGTGCAGCCCGGCTCCGATCAACAGAAGAAGGTCGCCGCGCTAGCCGGGATGGCGAATGCTGCGCGGGTCGCGAACGCGTCGACGCTGCAGCCGGTATCGGCGAAGGTGGATTGA
- the recG gene encoding ATP-dependent DNA helicase RecG, which yields MRPPLLNPLFAPVTSLTGVGPKQDKLFRYLLGRDETPRLVDLLLHLPSSVIDRRARPKIREAVAGTIVTLEVTVDRHRPAPPGRSRAPHLVYASDDTGDVVLTYFRAQPGYVEKLLPVGAKRYVSGTLQMFDGVPQIVHPDRVVDEAAFAQLSGIDPVYPLTEGLALGSLRRAMAQALQKLPSLPEWISPEIVRRCKFPDIAEALNRVHIPIEMTDILPDGRFWSRLAFDELLAGQLALALVRAQLRRPAGDRHAGDGHLRNKIIDALPYALTLSQQQAAAAISDDLRQPIRMLRLLQGDVGSGKTVVALLAAAAVAEVGKQAALMAPTEILARQHIKTITPLAERAGFRVAILTGREKGKERREILAQLAAGEIDFLVGTHALIQDDVVFKALALAVVDEQHRFGVRERLALTGKGEAVDVLVLSATPIPRTLVLTYFGDMDVSELREKPAGRQPIDTRTVPNSRLEEVIDAVGRALSAGKLVYWICPLVEESEAEGTDHLTNANERFESLQKRFGDRVGLVHGQMKGTEKDRVMAQFAAHDIGLLVATTVVEVGVDVPAATIMVIENAERFGLAQLHQLRGRIGRGSEASTCLLLYSEPLNEMSTARLKVIRETTDGFRIAEEDLRLRGEGDVLGVRQSGLPGYRIARPDVHGQLITQARDEALRIMKDDPKLKGERGEALRCLLYLFERDEALPLIGAG from the coding sequence ATGCGCCCTCCTCTGCTCAACCCGCTGTTTGCACCGGTCACGAGCCTTACTGGCGTCGGGCCGAAGCAGGACAAGCTATTCCGCTATCTGCTCGGCCGCGATGAGACGCCTCGGCTGGTCGATCTCTTGCTGCATCTGCCTTCGAGCGTGATCGATCGCCGTGCGCGGCCGAAAATCCGCGAGGCCGTGGCCGGAACCATCGTGACGCTGGAAGTCACTGTGGACCGCCATCGGCCGGCGCCGCCCGGACGCTCGCGCGCGCCGCATCTGGTCTATGCCAGCGATGATACCGGCGATGTGGTGCTGACCTACTTCCGGGCGCAGCCGGGCTATGTCGAGAAACTGCTGCCGGTCGGCGCCAAGCGCTACGTCTCCGGCACCTTGCAGATGTTCGACGGAGTGCCGCAAATCGTGCATCCGGATCGCGTCGTGGACGAGGCCGCTTTCGCACAACTCTCCGGCATCGATCCCGTCTATCCGCTCACCGAGGGACTGGCGCTGGGCTCGTTGCGGCGGGCGATGGCGCAGGCGCTGCAAAAGCTGCCCAGTCTTCCCGAGTGGATAAGTCCGGAGATTGTCCGGCGCTGCAAATTTCCTGACATCGCCGAGGCGCTGAACCGCGTCCATATCCCGATTGAGATGACCGATATCCTGCCCGACGGTCGGTTCTGGTCGCGGCTGGCCTTCGATGAACTGCTGGCCGGCCAATTGGCGCTGGCGCTGGTGCGCGCGCAGTTGCGCCGCCCTGCGGGAGACCGCCATGCCGGCGACGGCCATTTGCGCAACAAGATCATCGACGCGCTGCCCTATGCGTTGACGCTGTCACAGCAACAGGCGGCAGCCGCGATCTCTGACGATCTGCGCCAGCCGATCCGCATGCTCAGGCTGCTGCAAGGCGACGTCGGATCGGGCAAGACCGTGGTGGCGCTGCTTGCGGCCGCCGCCGTCGCCGAAGTCGGCAAGCAGGCCGCGCTCATGGCGCCGACCGAGATTTTGGCGCGCCAGCACATCAAGACAATCACGCCGCTGGCCGAACGCGCCGGGTTTCGCGTGGCGATCCTCACCGGCCGCGAAAAGGGCAAGGAGCGGCGCGAGATATTGGCACAGCTTGCGGCCGGCGAGATCGATTTTCTGGTCGGCACACATGCGCTGATCCAGGATGATGTGGTGTTCAAGGCGCTCGCGCTGGCCGTTGTCGATGAACAGCACCGTTTCGGCGTGCGCGAACGGCTGGCGCTGACCGGCAAAGGCGAAGCCGTCGACGTGCTGGTGCTCAGCGCGACGCCGATTCCGCGCACGCTGGTGCTGACCTATTTCGGCGATATGGACGTCTCGGAACTGCGTGAAAAGCCGGCAGGACGGCAGCCGATCGACACCCGCACAGTACCGAATAGCCGCCTCGAGGAAGTCATCGATGCCGTCGGCCGCGCGCTGTCGGCCGGCAAGCTGGTCTACTGGATCTGTCCGCTCGTGGAAGAGTCCGAGGCGGAAGGCACAGATCATTTGACCAACGCCAACGAGCGATTCGAAAGCCTGCAAAAGCGCTTCGGCGATCGCGTCGGTCTGGTGCACGGCCAGATGAAGGGCACCGAGAAGGACCGCGTGATGGCGCAGTTCGCGGCCCATGATATCGGCCTGCTGGTGGCGACCACCGTGGTCGAAGTCGGCGTCGACGTTCCCGCGGCAACCATCATGGTGATCGAAAACGCCGAGCGCTTCGGGCTGGCGCAATTGCATCAATTGCGCGGCCGCATCGGCCGCGGTTCCGAGGCCTCGACCTGTCTGCTGCTCTACAGCGAACCGCTGAACGAGATGTCCACGGCGCGGCTGAAAGTCATCCGGGAGACCACCGATGGCTTTCGAATTGCGGAGGAAGATCTGAGGCTGCGCGGCGAAGGCGATGTGCTCGGCGTCCGCCAGAGCGGCCTGCCCGGTTATCGCATCGCGCGCCCCGACGTTCACGGCCAGCTCATCACGCAAGCGCGCGACGAAGCGCTGCGCATCATGAAAGACGATCCGAAACTGAAGGGCGAACGTGGTGAAGCGCTACGATGCCTGCTCTATCTGTTCGAGCGGGACGAAGCGTTGCCGTTGATCGGAGCGGGGTAA
- a CDS encoding type II toxin-antitoxin system RelE family toxin codes for MIVLAPEAVEDYKRLSARVRAEIRAALETHLRHEPEKLSRSRIKRLRGLRQPQYRLRVGDVRIFYDVTDTTVQVLAIVSKQEASVWLAQFANPE; via the coding sequence GTGATCGTCTTGGCCCCGGAGGCTGTCGAGGACTATAAGCGGCTGAGCGCGCGCGTACGGGCCGAGATACGGGCCGCGCTGGAAACGCATCTGCGGCACGAGCCGGAAAAACTGAGCCGAAGCCGGATCAAGCGATTGCGTGGACTCCGTCAGCCCCAATATCGGCTTCGCGTCGGCGATGTAAGAATATTCTATGATGTGACAGACACGACCGTCCAGGTTTTGGCGATCGTTTCCAAACAGGAGGCAAGCGTATGGCTCGCACAATTCGCAAATCCGGAGTGA
- a CDS encoding succinate dehydrogenase assembly factor 2: MTGSTRSSGGLDDRRKRLLFRCWHRGTREMDLILGRFADAEITHLDDLELAELERLIEVPDPDLYAALTGDKPLAPEYAGPLFEHIKAFRAVDHEA, from the coding sequence ATGACCGGATCGACACGATCGAGCGGCGGCCTCGATGACCGCCGCAAGCGGCTGCTGTTTCGCTGTTGGCACCGCGGTACCCGCGAGATGGATCTGATCCTCGGCCGGTTCGCGGACGCCGAGATTACGCACCTCGACGACCTTGAGTTGGCCGAGTTGGAGCGTCTGATCGAGGTGCCTGATCCCGATCTCTACGCCGCGCTGACCGGCGACAAGCCACTTGCACCTGAATATGCGGGCCCGCTGTTTGAGCACATCAAAGCATTTCGAGCCGTGGATCACGAGGCATGA